In one Leishmania infantum JPCM5 genome chromosome 7 genomic region, the following are encoded:
- a CDS encoding putative acyl-CoA dehydrogenase, mitochondrial precursor has translation MRRVFSSAPRRYVRHASYAAGLFNFRVVPEELFPYPSRKLDSDESETVQALIEQIRSSDKDLNLAGARIATEYGGLGLGHTAHALVCEEVGTSGDSKLLQTIQHCGFASYLLSTVGSKEVKGKYLTGMSDGKIMMGWATREGCGNDISMNTAKASLTSDGRYVLTGCKRCEFAEGATHYLVLAKALTQTATEAGPMEVSRNTFFILEKNAKGVSVNGGTVSFEDTPAADVVGVVGEGFKDRMITLFTEQYVYAAALLGISKRVVQELRDSVPEQWAADTVASCACIMYAMESSLYALTANLDLPTEDSLLEAALVSVFVQSSTNEWLSILSTATPMSEVLEKCFANARLLLSMMESVDFLYSSAVCCGVEDYGLVFQRTSTLQMVQLRTMRSMGMKDRVPVRELDCSAIDSAVVAFGNAVEATFVRNGSQVPQQQLIINRLGEAASLLYAASASASRAAMCQSKRLPTAKTERELASAFIAMATSRAIQLSEESYNIGMTADDSYKRIAVEMCDEALRS, from the coding sequence ATGCGCCGCGTGTTTTCTTCAGCGCCAAGGCGGTACGTGCGCCATGCCTCGTACGCGGCTGGTCTTTTCAACTTTCGCGTCGTTCCCGAAGAGCTCTTCCCGTATCCTTCCCGGAAGCTGGACAGTGACGAGTCCGAAACTGTGCAGGCGCTCATTGAGCAGATCCGTAGCAGTGACAAGGACCTGAACCTCGCAGGCGCTCGAATCGCCACTGAGTACGGCGGACTGGGGCTAGGGCACACAGCGCACGCTCTCGTCTGTGAGGAGGTAGGCACCAGTGGCGACAgcaagctgctgcagacgaTTCAGCACTGTGGCTTCGCGTCTTATTTGCTGTCCACCGTAGGATCGAAGGAAGTGAAAGGGAAGTATCTTACCGGCATGTCCGATGGCAAGATTATGATGGGATGGGCCACACGGGAGGGCTGTGGCAACGACATTAGCATGAACACTGCCAAGGCTTCGCTCACAAGCGACGGCAGGTACGTACTCACAGGGTGCAAACGATGCGAGTTCGCTGAGGGTGCGACGCACTATCTGGTACTGGCCAAGGCGCTGACTCAGAccgcgacggaggcggggCCGATGGAGGTTTCGCGGAACACCTTCTTTATCTTGGAGAAGAACGCAAAAGGAGTGAGTGTGAATGGGGGAACCGTTAGCTTTGAAGACACTCCCGCTGCTGACGTAGTTGGCGTAGTTGGGGAAGGGTTCAAGGATCGCATGATCACGTTGTTCACTGAGCAGTACGTCTACGCGGCCGCGCTTCTCGGCATTTCGAAGCGGGTCGTGCAAGAGCTGCGGGACAGTGTACCGGAACAGTGGGCTGCTGACACGGTCGcgtcgtgcgcgtgcatcaTGTATGCCATGGAGTCCTCTCTCTACGCTCTAACTGCCAACCTAGATTTGCCCACCGAAGACAGCTTGCTGGAGGCGGCTCTAGTTAGTGTATTCGTGCAGAGCAGCACGAATGAGTGGCTCAGCATTCTGTCGACAGCAACCCCCATGAGCGAGGTGCTGGAAAAGTGCTTTGCAAACGCGCGTCTTCTGTTGTCCATGATGGAGTCCGTAGATTTTCTCTACTCATCTGCCGTCTGCTGCGGAGTTGAGGACTACGGTCTTGTCTTTCAGCGCACGTCTACGTTGCAGATGGTGCAGCTTCGGACAATGCGGTCGATGGGCATGAAGGATCGCGTGCCGGTGCGGGAACTGGACTGCTCCGCCATCGATTCTGCTGTGGTTGCCTTTGGTAACGCTGTGGAGGCCACCTTTGTCCGTAATGGCTCACAGGTGCCTCAACAACAGCTCATCATTAACCGCCTTGGTGAGGCAGCGTCCTTGCTCTACGCCGCCTCTGCGAGTGCGTCGCGAGCAGCCATGTGCCAGAGCAAGCGCCTGCCAACTGCGAAAACTGAAAGGGAACTGGCAAGCGCTTTTATCGCCATGGCCACCAGCCGCGCGATTCAGCTCTCTGAGGAGTCCTACAACATCGGAATGACTGCAGATGACTCCTACAAGCGGATTGCGGTGGAGATGTGTGATGAGGCGTTGCGGTCGTAG
- a CDS encoding putative 3-hydroxyacyl-ACP dehydratase: MQAAARRIIRVGAKASKTVKITQRDVVTFGDLIQDHNPIHSDAAAAKAAGFPSPICYGMLAGSLFSGLMATEIPGPNTVYVSQSLRFTRPIFVGDELEVIAEVTQFRRNKGLIEMSTIIQKADPKNPSEKIICIEGFSVGMNKMVDFEGESEWTRRL, encoded by the coding sequence ATgcaagcggcagcacgccgcaTCATCCGCGTCGGGGCGAAGGCTTCAAAGACGGTGAAAATCACGCAGAGGGATGTGGTTACTTTTGGGGACCTCATTCAAGACCACAACCCCATTCATAGCGATGCGGCCGCTGCAAAGGCCGCCGGATTCCCATCCCCCATATGCTATGGTATGCTGGCCggctctctcttttccggCTTGATGGCGACGGAAATCCCGGGCCCGAACACGGTGTACGTATCGCAGAGCCTGCGCTTTACAAGACCCATCTTTGTTGGTGATGAGCTGGAGGTGATTGCCGAAGTCACCCAGTTCCGCCGCAACAAGGGGCTCATTGAGATGTCGACCATCATTCAGAAGGCAGACCCTAAGAACCCGAGCGAGAAGATCATCTGTATTGAGGGGTTCTCGGTAGGAATGAACAAGATGGTGGACTTCGAAGGGGAGAGCGAGTGGACGCGTCGGCTTTAG
- a CDS encoding putative 3-hydroxyacyl-ACP dehydratase, whose product MSSETAPLVIRVGSRATRTVHISQENVNTFGDVIDDHNPIHSDPEVAKAAGFPTTICYGMYAGSLFSGLMAKEMPGPGTVYLSQNLRFTAPVFVGDDLDVIVEVREFRKDKGLISLSNIVQKTDPSTGKTTVCVEGSAVVMNKTLQFEGESEWSVTK is encoded by the coding sequence ATGTCCAGCGAGACTGCACCACTTGTCATCCGTGTGGGCTCACGGGCGACCAGGACAGTCCACATCAGCCAAGAGAATGTCAACACCTTCGGCGACGTCATTGACGACCACAACCCCATTCACAGTGACCCGGAGGTGGCTAAGGCGGCGGGGTTTCCCACCACTATTTGCTACGGCATGTACGCCGGCTCGCTCTTCTCCGGTCTCATGGCGAAGGAGATGCCCGGCCCTGGCACTGTGTATCTGTCACAGAACTTGCGCTTCACCGCCCCGGTGTTCGTCGGCGACGACCTCGATGTCATCGTGGAAGTCCGAGAGTTCCGCAAGGATAAGGgtctcatctctctctccaaCATCGTACAAAAGACGGACCCCTCGACCGGCAAGACAACCGTGTGCGTTGAAGGGTCTGCCGTGGTCATGAACAAGACTCTGCAGTTTGAGGGGGAGAGTGAGTGGTCTGTGACGAAgtag
- a CDS encoding putative cytochrome c1, heme protein, mitochondrial precursor yields the protein MAGKKAHPIKRDWYWNHNDRFEIWHSLDWPSVRRGRQIYTEVFAPCHSLGRMTFTHFQGFMTREEIKQLASQYEMIDSEPDAEGNLNRRPGKPTDTLPTPYPNQRAAQFANNGAEPPDLQHAVFGKEGGSDYIFSLVTGYNWGNGELMEIPPFAPELKPGQFWNPYFKGCVLSMPPPLSDGLVDYEDGTPATISQMAKDVVNFLRWSAESEYDDRRVAFWKVITTVGLVNCLLLHYGQKNTNWRIYGRTTFRYWKKAW from the coding sequence ATGGCGGGCAAGAAGGCGCACCCCATCAAGCGTGATTGGTATTGGAACCACAATGACCGCTTCGAGATTTGGCACAGCCTTGACTGGCCCTCGgtccgccgcggccgccagaTCTACACAGAGGTATTCGCGCCGTGTCACTCACTGGGCCGCATGACCTTCACCCACTTCCAGGGTTTCATGACCCGCGAGGAGATCAAGCAGCTGGCCTCCCAGTACGAGATGATCGACAGCGAGCCGGATGCAGAGGGCAACCTGAACCGCCGCCCCGGCAAGCCGACGGACACCCTACCCACCCCTTACCCGAACCAGCGCGCCGCGCAGTTCGCCAACAACGGTGCTGAGCCCCCGGATTTGCAGCACGCCGTCTTCGGCAAGGAGGGTGGCTCGGACTACATCTTCTCCCTGGTGACCGGCTACAATTGGGGCAACGGTGAGCTGATGGAGATTCCACCGTTCGCGCCTGAGCTGAAGCCCGGCCAGTTCTGGAACCCCTACTTCAAGGGATGCGTGCTCTccatgccgccgccactctcGGATGGCCTGGTGGACTACGAAGATGGCACCCCTGCCACTATCAGCCAGATGGCCAAGGACGTCGTGAACTTCCTGCGCTGGTCCGCCGAGTCTGAGTACGATGACCGCCGTGTAGCCTTTTGGAAAGTGATCACCACCGTAGGGCTGGTCAACTGCCTGCTCCTACACTACGGCCAGAAGAACACAAACTGGCGTATCTACGGCCGCACTACGTTCCGCTATTGGAAGAAGGCATGGTAG
- a CDS encoding putative Golgi/lysosome glycoprotein, whose amino-acid sequence MFRMKSLKLLVVIGLSLALCSTFSLAAENGKRLYPACGVIEHTTSASSQVTSTLHSFSGRTHSLTMTCLAYEVVSVKNDHTDKDYCLVEHQTEYMYALTIHAVYTTGNGATVERNFSIRDMRGGSLTELKVAMPTRSQFSVMFTNLATDTRCNLQVRALLSYEMADKARVGNNTPTVVAVSPRTVYSKSADRSVLVLDHGVGQVPQSTDIVSLVDFSQGTCAQPDGDVLYMDYFTAIPDTVHVYGNRAQFSVRAITFREPNTYRVCYRAQNSHVATQIGVITVYAGNPAYYDVVGGANEKGEVLVGTETTIKFYGYGLDTRKNGDEAKFVEFTKECDTGRPAGGVPLADDLEPEDNYGPNTTYSLWKSTITEGGSYKVCYKRKAANAWTEVPFIEDVAIADRPGESTTKAPAPTPTHPSTHEECPMATETVERPWSKFKSAKIVLTTKKLPSDFLSTLSSLLCLRRSMFTLAYLKHNSEGKQVVFLVLNCEENENAAVRECSSIERLNYFVSLSKKQLEDHGIESVQGSTHMLAFDEDEGSSGNVFGLILLCVSILAAGGMVVFAVGRYMERRHHFVQFGLDDDDIDDMYDFNAAPRSAMRNEYDVAPQAEPTCIVNSVIEIED is encoded by the coding sequence ATGTTCCGAATGAAGTCTCTGAAGCTTCTGGTGGTCATCGGTCTGTCGCTGGCCCTCTGCTCCACTTTTTCCCTGGCTGCCGAAAATGGTAAGAGGCTCTATCCCGCGTGCGGAGTCATAGAGCACACCACCTCGGCCAGCTCGCAGGTGACATCAACCCTGCACAGCTTCTCGGGCCGCACGCACAGCTTGACAATGACCTGCCTGGCGTACGAGGTTGTGTCTGTGAAAAACGATCACACAGACAAGGACTACTGCCTTGTTGAGCACCAGACCGAGTACATGTACGCCCTCACCATCCACGCCGTCTACACCACGGGCAACGGCGCTACCGTGGAGCGCAATTTCTCGATTCGCGACATGAGGGGCGGCTCCCTGACAGAGTTGAAAGTGGCAATGCCCACTCGCAGTCAATTCTCCGTCATGTTCACCAACCTAGCGACAGACACCCGATGCAACCTGCAAGTACGCGCACTCCTTTCGTACGAGATGGCGGACAAGGCTAGGGTGGGGAACAACACACCGACTGTGGTAGCAGTGTCACCACGCACAGTATACTCGAAGAGCGCCGATCGAAGCGTTCTTGTGCTCGACCACGGCGTTGGTCAGGTGCCACAGAGCACCGATATTGTCTCGCTTGTCGACTTCTCGCAGGGTACGTGCGCGCAGCCGGATGGCGACGTGCTCTACATGGACTACTTCACCGCGATACCCGACACAGTTCATGTCTACGGCAACCGGGCCCAGTTcagcgtgcgcgccatcACCTTCCGCGAGCCTAACACATACCGCGTGTGCTATCGCGCGCAAAACAGCCACGTGGCGACGCAGATAGGTGTCATCACCGTGTATGCCGGGAACCCGGCGTACTACGACGTCGTCGGTGGTGCCAACGAGAAGGGCGAGGTGCTGGTCGGCACTGAGACGACCATCAAGTTCTATGGCTACGGCCTTGACACCCGCAAGAACGGCGACGAAGCCAAGTTTGTGGAGTTCACGAAAGAGTGCGATACGGGCAGACCCGCCGGTGGCGTCCCTCTTGCCGACGACTTGGAGCCAGAAGACAACTACGGACCGAATACCACCTACTCCCTGTGGAAGTCGACCATAACTGAGGGTGGCTCCTACAAGGTGTGCTACAAGCGCAAAGCAGCCAATGCGTGGACCGAGGTGCCGTTCATCGAGGACGTCGCCATCGCTGATAGGCCCGGGGAGTCCACCACCAAGGCGCCTGCTCCCACACCGACGCATCCCTCCACACACGAGGAGTGTCCCATGGCGACCGAAACGGTGGAGCGCCCGTGGTCCAAGTTTAAGAGTGCCAAGATCGTGCTCACGACGAAGAAGCTGCCCAGCGACTTCCTGAGCACGCTGAGCAGCCTCCTCTGTCTGAGGCGGTCCATGTTCACACTGGCGTACCTGAAGCACAACAGCGAGGGCAAACAAGTTGTCTTCCTGGTGCTGAACTGCGAGGAGAACGAGaacgcagcggtgcgcgagTGCAGCTCGATCGAGCGCCTCAATTACTTTGTATCCTTGTCGAAGAAGCAACTCGAGGACCACGGGATCGAATCGGTGCAGGGTAGCACCCACATGCTGGCGttcgacgaggacgaggggaGCAGCGGCAATGTATTCGGGCTCATTTTACTCTGTGTGAGCATATTGGCAGCAGGCGGCATGGTAGTCTTCGCCGTGGGCCGCTATATggagcggcgccaccactTTGTTCAGTTCGGCctggacgacgacgacattGACGACATGTACGACTTCAACGCCGCACCGAGGTCTGCCATGCGCAACGAGTACGATGTGGCGCCTCAGGCAGAGCCGACATGCATCGTCAACTCTGTCATCGAGATTGAAGACTAG
- a CDS encoding putative cobalamin-dependent methionine synthase, whose product MSAMHGERSPVFEELEEIFQKRILVLDGGMGTMLQRYKLEEKDFRGEEFKNATKDLKGNNDLLCLTQPAKVQDVHYKYAIAGADVMETNTFNSQAVSQSDYETQHLVRRINLAAAKICRDAAEQASRETGRRIFVAGVLGPLNRTASISPSVERPDYRNITYDEIVAAYTEQATALLDGGVDVLLIETIFDSLNAKAALFAVNTLFEDKGYTRVPIMVSGTITDLSGRTLSGQTVDAFYSSMRHGNIISIGLNCALGCREMRPYVERLAEISEAYVTCHPNAGLPNAMGEYDELPEDMARDIRDFAVNGWVNLVGGCCGTTPDHIRAIATAVKGIPPRLRGQPSETMVISGLEALYFTHHIGFCNIGERCNISGSLKFKRLVKEGKWEECLAVARQQVEEGAMVLDVNMDDGLIDGVTAMTRFLNMIASDPEVARVPVMIDSSKFHVIEAGLKCTQGTPIVNSISLKVGEEEFLRQARLIRRYGAAVVVMAFDENGQAADYASKTRICKRAYDMLVADGFPPENIVFDPNVLTICTGMEEHNNYAIDFMNAAAWIKANLPRAKVSGGISNLSFSFRGFEAIRMAMHSAFLKKMIADGSLDMAIVNAGALPVYTDIEPDLLQLVEDAIYNRTPHSSERILEYAERLKAEKASGGGAEEAKVSKVDEWRNASVEERLSHALIKGIVEFIEDDVEEARTCGKYERPLHIIEGPLMDGMGKVGELFGSGKMFLPQVIKSARVMKKAVAVLVPYMEAEKAALMADTNGASTSRAKRVLMATVKGDVHDIGKNIVGVVLGCNSYEVIDLGVMVSCEKILAAAKEHDVHVIGLSGLITPSLDEMVHVAKEMKRMGFGIPLMVGGATTSKQHTAVKIQPHYNKTVHVLDASKAVVTVSNMLGSSEEEFWEEVRETYQEIAEDYLANLKDRVYKPLAFCRENALKIDFVANPPAPRPRKLGTITISDYSLEMIATRIDWNPFFSVWQVRGTYPNRGFPKLFNCPTVGAEAKRLFDDAQEMLKDIIATRSFRAKAVVTLMPVNSVGDDIEVYKDDTRNEKIATFFGLRQQSEKERGEPYLCISDFIAPKGVAPDYLGSLAVGIFGADKMSEQYEKDNDSYRSIMIKALADRFAEAFTEEMHRIIRTDLWGYAEKETAETVDLIRMQYQGIRPAPGYPSQPDHTEMDTMWRIGEVEERTGVRLSESYAMMPAASVSALVFAHAQSKYFAVGKIQKDQVKDYAERKGWNLDRAESQLSSSLAYN is encoded by the coding sequence atgTCAGCCATGCATGGCGAACGAAGCCCCGTCTTCGAGGAACTGGAGGAGATCTTCCAGAAGCGCATCCTCGTGCTGGACGGTGGCATGGGCACTATGCTGCAGCGCTACAAGCTCGAGGAAAAGGACTTCCGCGGCGAGGAGTTCAAGAATGCCACGAAGGATCTCAAGGGCAACAACGACCTGCTCTGTCTCACGCAGCCGGCGAAGGTGCAGGATGTGCACTACAAGTATgccatcgccggcgccgacgtcatGGAGACGAACACGTTCAACTCGCAGGCGGTGAGTCAGTCCGACTACGAGACACAGCACCTTGTTCGTCGCATCAACCTCGCCGCTGCGAAAATCtgccgcgacgcggcggagcAAGCAAGCCGCGAGACGGGGCGGCGCATCTTCGTCGCCGGTGTTTTGGGCCCGCTGAACCGAACGGCTTCCATCTCGCCCTCCGTCGAGCGCCCCGACTACCGCAACATCACATATGACGAAATTGTAGCCGCTTACACGGAGCAGGCGACGGCCCTGCTGGACGGAGGCGTAGATGTGCTGCTGATCGAGACCATCTTCGACTCCCTCAACGCCAAGGCGGCCCTCTTCGCAGTGAACACACTCTTCGAGGACAAGGGCTACACACGCGTTCCGATCATGGTGAGCGGCACCATTACAGACCTGTCCGGTCGCACTCTCAGCGGCCAGACAGTGGACGCCTTCTACTCGTCGATGCGGCACGGCAACATTATCTCGATCGGTCTCAACTGTGCCCTGGGCTGTCGCGAAATGCGCCCGTACGTCGAACGCCTTGCAGAGATCAGCGAGGCCTACGTGACGTGCCACCCCAACGCGGGGCTGCCGAACGCGATGGGTGAATACGACGAGCTGCCGGAGGACATGGCCCGTGACATCCGCGACTTTGCAGTGAACGGGTGGGTCAACCTCgtcggcggctgctgtggtACAACCCCAGATCACATCCGTGCCATTGCCACAGCCGTGAAGGGCATCCCGCCGCGTCTGAGGGGGCAGCCGAGTGAGACAATGGTCATCAGCGGGCTCGAGGCGCTGTACTTCACCCACCACATCGGCTTCTGCAACATCGGAGAGCGATGCAACATCAGCGGCTCGCTAAAGTTTAAGCGCCTCGTCAAGGAGGGGAAGTGGGAGGAGTGCCTGGCGGTGGCCCGCCAGCAGGTCGAGGAGGGGGCCATGGTGTTGGACGTGAACATGGACGATGGCCTCATCGACGGCGTAACCGCCATGACGCGCTTCCTGAACATGATTGCCTCTGACCCGGAGGTAGCGCGAGTGCCGGTGATGATCGACTCGTCCAAGTTCCATGTCATCGAGGCGGGTTTGAAGTGCACCCAGGGAACACCGATCGTCAACTCGATCTCGCTGAAGGTTGGTGAGGAGGAGTTCCTGCGCCAGGCTCGCCTAATCCGGCGCtacggtgccgccgtggtggtgatggcctTTGATGAAAATGGTCAGGCGGCAGACTATGCCAGCAAGACCCGCATCTGTAAGCGTGCGTACGACATGCTGGTGGCGGACGGCTTCCCACCGGAGAACATCGTCTTCGACCCGAACGTGCTGACGATCTGCACCGGCATGGAGGAACACAACAACTACGCCATAGACTTCATGAATGCGGCGGCGTGGATCAAGGCAAATCTGCCCCGCGCCAAGGTGAGCGGCGGAATTTCGAACCTCAGCTTTTCCTTCCGCGGTTTCGAGGCCATTCGCATGGCGATGCACTCCGCCTTCTTGAAGAAAATGATCGCTGATGGAAGTCTCGACATGGCGATCGTGAACGCGGGTGCTCTGCCGGTGTACACCGACATCGAGCCcgatctgctgcagctggtcGAGGATGCCATCTACAACCGCACCCCCCACTCCTCGGAGCGCATTCTTGAGTACGCAGAGCGACTCAAGGCGGAGAAAGCGtccggcggtggcgccgaggaggcgaaggtgtCTAAGGTGGACGAATGGCGCAACGCCTCAGTGGAGGAGCGTCTCTCGCACGCCTTGATCAAGGGCATCGTCGAGTTCATCGAGGATGACGTTGAGGAGGCTCGAACTTGTGGCAAGTACGAGCGGCCGCTGCACATCATCGAGGGTCCACTGATGGATGGCATGGGGAAGGTTGGCGAGCTATTCGGTAGTGGCAAGATGTTCCTGCCCCAGGTCATCAAGTCGGCACGTGTCATGaagaaggcggtggcggtgctggtgccgtACATGGAGGCTGAGAAGGCGGCTCTTATGGCGGATACGAACGGCGCGTCGACCTCGCGAGCGAAGCGGGTGCTCATGGCGACCGTAAAGGGCGACGTGCACGATATCGGCAAGAACATCGTTGGCGTCGTCCTGGGTTGCAACAGCTACGAGGTGATCGATCTCGGTGTGATGGTCTCGTGTGAAAAGATCTTGGCGGCTGCGAAGGAGCACGACGTACACGTCATCGGGCTCTCCGGCCTCATCACGCCCTCACTGGACGAGATGGTGCACGTGGCGAAGGAGATGAAGAGGATGGGCTTCGGTATCCCGCTGATGGTGGGTGGGGCGACAACGTCGAAGCAGCACACGGCGGTTAAGATTCAGCCGCACTACAACAAGACGGTGCACGTGCTGGACGCCAGCAAGGCCGTGGTCACGGTATCTAACATGCTCGggagcagcgaggaggagttctgggaggaggtgcgcgagaCCTACCAAGAGATCGCGGAGGACTACCTGGCGAACCTGAAGGACCGTGTCTACAAGCCCCTCGCCTTCTGCCGTGAGAACGCGCTGAAGATCGACTTCGTCGCCAacccgccggcgccgcggccgaggAAGCTcggcaccatcaccatcagCGACTACTCGCTCGAGATGATCGCCACCCGTATCGACTGGAACCCGTTTTTCTCCGTCTGGCAGGTGCGCGGCACGTACCCCAACCGTGGCTTTCCGAAGCTCTTCAACTGCCCCACCGTcggcgcggaggcgaagcggctATTCGACGACGCGCAGGAGATGCTGAAGGACATCATTGCCACCCGTAGCTTCCGCGCCAAGGCTGTTGTCACGCTGATGCCCGTGAACAGTGTCGGCGACGATATCGAGGTGTACAAGGATGACACACGTAACGAGAAGATCGCCACCTTCTTTGGGCTGCGCCAGCAATCggagaaagagcgaggcGAGCCGTACCTGTGCATCTCCGACTTCATTGCCCCGAAAGGGGTGGCGCCAGACTACCTCGGCAGTCTCGCTGTCGGCATCTTTGGAGCGGACAAGATGAGCGAGCAGTACGAGAAAGACAACGACAGCTACCGCTCTATCATGATCAAGGCTCTGGCAGACCGCTTCGCCGAGGCCTTCACGGAGGAGATGCACCGCATCATTCGCACAGACTTGTGGGGCtacgcggagaaggagacaGCCGAGACGGTCGACCTGATCCGGATGCAGTACCAAGGTATTCGACCTGCCCCTGGGTACCCCTCGCAGCCGGACCACACGGAGATGGACACAATGTGGCGCATcggcgaggtggaggagcgcacggGGGTAAGGCTGTCTGAGTCGTACGCAATGA